A genomic window from Bernardetia sp. includes:
- a CDS encoding GNAT family N-acetyltransferase, which translates to MNDKNIQIQIRNYQEKDKNSLIKLIGLNIPKYFGIEEEQDFIEYLEDEKEDYFVIEDKITNQIIGCGGINYFENPISARISWDIIHPSFHGKGIGKKLLLHRIEHIKNKKITSVIVRTSQLAYKFYQKIGFKLEKVEKDFWAEGFDLYSMKLEL; encoded by the coding sequence ATGAACGACAAAAATATCCAAATTCAGATTAGAAATTATCAAGAGAAAGATAAAAATTCACTTATAAAACTCATTGGACTCAATATTCCAAAATATTTTGGAATAGAAGAAGAACAAGACTTTATAGAATATTTAGAAGACGAAAAAGAGGATTATTTTGTAATAGAAGATAAAATCACAAATCAAATTATCGGATGTGGAGGAATCAATTATTTTGAAAACCCTATTTCTGCTCGTATATCGTGGGATATTATTCATCCAAGTTTTCACGGAAAAGGAATTGGAAAAAAGCTATTACTACACAGAATAGAACATATCAAAAATAAAAAAATTACTTCTGTTATTGTAAGGACAAGTCAGTTAGCATATAAGTTTTATCAGAAAATAGGGTTCAAATTAGAAAAAGTAGAAAAAGATTTTTGGGCAGAAGGATTTGATTTATACTCTATGAAGCTAGAACTATGA
- the rplB gene encoding 50S ribosomal protein L2, whose product MAVKKLKPMTPGQRFRIAPTFEEITTSTPEKSLLAPWKRTGGRNGQGKMTIRQRGGGHKKRYRIIDFKRLKHGVPATVKSVEYDPIRTARIALLYYADGAKAYMIAPQGIKVGQTVMSGENASPDVGNCLPLGVMPLGTIVHCIEMKPGQGASLARSAGAYAQLVARDGKYAILRLPSGETRMILGTCYATVGTVSNGDHMNIIMGKAGRKRWHGRRPRTRGVAMNPVDHPMGGGEGKSSGGHPRSRTGLYAKGKKTRKANKYSDSFIITRRKTRNS is encoded by the coding sequence ATGGCTGTTAAAAAGTTAAAACCAATGACTCCAGGTCAGCGTTTTCGTATAGCTCCTACATTTGAGGAAATTACGACAAGCACTCCTGAGAAGTCTTTACTTGCGCCTTGGAAAAGGACAGGTGGTCGTAACGGACAAGGGAAAATGACAATTCGTCAGCGTGGTGGTGGACACAAAAAACGCTACCGTATCATAGACTTCAAACGCTTGAAACATGGTGTTCCAGCGACAGTTAAGTCTGTTGAATATGACCCAATCCGTACGGCTCGTATCGCTCTGCTTTATTATGCAGACGGTGCAAAAGCGTATATGATTGCTCCACAAGGAATCAAAGTAGGACAAACAGTAATGTCTGGTGAGAATGCTTCTCCAGATGTAGGAAACTGTCTTCCACTTGGTGTTATGCCTTTGGGTACAATCGTACACTGTATTGAAATGAAACCAGGACAAGGTGCAAGCCTTGCTCGTAGTGCTGGAGCTTATGCTCAATTGGTAGCTCGTGATGGCAAATATGCTATTCTTAGACTTCCTTCTGGCGAAACTCGCATGATTCTAGGTACTTGTTATGCTACTGTTGGTACAGTATCTAACGGAGACCACATGAACATAATTATGGGTAAAGCTGGTCGTAAGCGTTGGCACGGTCGTCGCCCTCGTACTCGTGGTGTTGCAATGAACCCTGTCGATCACCCAATGGGTGGTGGTGAAGGGAAATCATCTGGTGGTCACCCTCGCTCACGCACAGGCTTATATGCTAAAGGAAAGAAAACTCGCAAAGCGAACAAATATTCCGATAGCTTTATTATTACTCGTCGTAAAACTCGTAACTCATAA
- the rplD gene encoding 50S ribosomal protein L4, translating into MELPILNKEGKEIGKNATLSDDVFAIEPNDHAIYLDVKQYLANQRQGTHASKHRGLVSGSTRKIKRQKGTGGARAGSIKSPVFVGGGRIFGPEPRNYSFKLNKKVKQLARKSALSHKAKAEAITVMEDLKMDAPKTKEFVSLLNNLNLSGKKVLVVTGQQDDTVYRSARNIPKTKVLPANQLHTYHIMNSDVVLLAEGALEVIQAAAN; encoded by the coding sequence ATGGAATTACCCATCTTAAATAAAGAAGGAAAAGAAATCGGCAAAAACGCAACGCTTTCAGACGATGTATTTGCCATAGAACCAAATGACCACGCAATCTACTTAGACGTTAAGCAATATTTAGCTAACCAACGTCAAGGAACGCATGCTTCTAAGCACAGAGGTCTTGTTTCGGGTTCTACTCGTAAAATCAAACGCCAAAAGGGAACTGGAGGCGCACGTGCAGGTAGTATTAAGTCTCCTGTATTTGTAGGTGGTGGTCGTATTTTTGGACCAGAACCACGTAACTACAGCTTCAAACTCAACAAAAAAGTAAAACAGTTGGCTCGTAAGTCTGCACTTTCTCACAAAGCTAAAGCAGAAGCTATCACTGTTATGGAGGATTTGAAAATGGATGCTCCAAAAACTAAAGAGTTTGTTTCTCTACTCAATAACTTGAATCTTTCAGGTAAAAAAGTTTTAGTAGTAACAGGTCAGCAAGACGATACAGTATATCGTTCGGCTCGCAATATACCTAAAACTAAAGTTTTGCCAGCAAATCAATTACATACATACCACATCATGAACAGTGATGTAGTATTACTTGCAGAAGGTGCATTAGAAGTAATTCAAGCTGCTGCTAACTAA
- the rpsS gene encoding 30S ribosomal protein S19 has product MARSLRKGPYIDYRLEKKVEALEQTGKKTVIKTWSRRSMISPDFIGHTFAVHNGNKFIPVYVTDNMVGHKLGEFAPTRNFRGHIAKKDKRGKK; this is encoded by the coding sequence ATGGCTCGTTCACTCAGAAAAGGTCCTTATATAGACTATCGCTTAGAGAAAAAAGTAGAAGCATTAGAGCAGACTGGCAAAAAGACTGTAATCAAGACTTGGTCTCGCCGTTCTATGATTTCTCCAGACTTTATCGGACATACTTTCGCTGTTCATAACGGCAACAAATTTATCCCTGTTTATGTAACTGACAACATGGTTGGACATAAACTAGGAGAATTTGCACCTACTCGCAACTTTCGTGGGCATATTGCCAAGAAAGACAAGCGTGGGAAAAAGTAA
- a CDS encoding tetratricopeptide repeat protein — MYLERGQIFLKLNKGQESIKDLDKAVMLNSSEKMAYFNRAEAHYLLHELNEAITDLEKCIRLDEKFGKGHYRLAQIALEINHNRANRDICLHLKSALSQGCPEAKPLINKVCR, encoded by the coding sequence ATGTATTTAGAACGAGGACAAATTTTTTTGAAACTAAATAAGGGACAAGAATCCATAAAAGATTTAGATAAGGCTGTCATGCTCAACTCATCTGAAAAGATGGCATATTTCAATCGTGCAGAAGCTCATTATCTGCTTCACGAACTCAATGAAGCTATTACAGATTTGGAAAAATGTATTCGTTTGGACGAAAAATTTGGTAAAGGACACTACCGTTTAGCTCAAATTGCACTAGAAATAAATCATAACAGAGCCAACAGAGATATTTGTTTGCATCTTAAATCTGCTCTCAGCCAAGGGTGTCCAGAAGCGAAACCACTTATAAACAAAGTTTGTAGATAA
- the rplW gene encoding 50S ribosomal protein L23: MKTILKKPVITEKATAMNENGVYVFIVDKKATKAEIKTAVEEMYADQDAKVAKVRTAIIFGKPKYRYTRTAITKGHSSTYKKAFVQLAEGTTIDIFDTEEA, encoded by the coding sequence ATGAAAACTATTTTGAAAAAGCCTGTAATTACCGAGAAAGCAACAGCAATGAACGAAAATGGTGTATATGTTTTCATCGTAGATAAAAAAGCTACAAAGGCAGAAATCAAAACTGCTGTTGAGGAAATGTATGCAGACCAAGATGCTAAAGTTGCAAAGGTACGTACAGCAATTATCTTTGGTAAGCCAAAATATCGTTATACAAGAACGGCAATTACTAAAGGTCATTCATCAACTTACAAAAAAGCGTTTGTACAACTTGCAGAAGGAACTACAATCGATATATTTGATACAGAAGAAGCATAA
- the rplC gene encoding 50S ribosomal protein L3, which translates to MPIGLIGKKIGMTSLFNADGRSVACTVIQAGPCVVTQVKTEETDGYRAVQLGFGERKEKNTPKPLQGHFKKSGTTPKQKLVEFRNMGVESDTTYEVGQELNITDLFEEGQFVDVVGTSKGKGFQGVVKRHGFGGVGQATHGQHNRLRAPGSIGASSYPSRVFKGMRMAGRTGGNRVKVKNLRVEKVMPEANIIVVSGAVPGANNSTILIQR; encoded by the coding sequence ATGCCGATAGGATTAATTGGTAAAAAAATCGGAATGACTAGTTTGTTTAATGCCGATGGACGCAGTGTCGCATGCACAGTAATACAAGCTGGTCCTTGTGTAGTAACACAAGTCAAGACTGAAGAAACAGACGGCTACCGTGCTGTACAGTTAGGTTTTGGAGAGCGTAAAGAAAAAAATACTCCTAAACCACTTCAAGGACACTTCAAAAAATCAGGTACAACTCCTAAGCAAAAACTTGTAGAGTTTCGTAATATGGGTGTTGAGTCTGATACTACGTATGAAGTAGGTCAAGAATTGAACATTACAGACCTTTTCGAAGAAGGTCAGTTTGTAGATGTTGTAGGAACTTCTAAAGGTAAAGGTTTTCAAGGTGTTGTTAAGCGTCATGGCTTTGGTGGTGTAGGTCAAGCTACTCACGGTCAGCACAACCGTTTGCGTGCGCCAGGTTCAATTGGTGCATCATCTTATCCTTCTCGTGTATTCAAGGGTATGCGTATGGCGGGTCGTACAGGTGGTAATCGTGTGAAAGTGAAAAACTTGCGTGTAGAAAAAGTAATGCCAGAAGCAAACATTATTGTTGTTTCGGGAGCAGTTCCAGGCGCAAACAATTCTACTATTCTTATTCAACGTTAA
- a CDS encoding thioredoxin family protein has product MEYLDKSYLEKSISYQEYRTLGQELLDKGTTTNGDKSPEILEYTNTNMYRMNRLDKTTKLNDNVKTTLENLPSDEKYYWVVMSESWCGDAAQIVPVMNKIAEEAGEKLDIRFLLRDENPDLIDAFLTNGGRAIPKLIFVKQENEKLKIIDSWGARPAEAQKLVVEYKEKVKQNPELADFKAFSESLHGWYAKDKTQSTQNELAELLKNVL; this is encoded by the coding sequence GTGGAATATTTAGACAAGAGCTATTTGGAGAAGTCTATTTCATATCAAGAATACAGAACACTTGGACAAGAACTTTTAGACAAAGGCACAACAACAAATGGCGATAAGAGCCCAGAGATTTTAGAATATACGAATACAAATATGTATCGTATGAACAGACTTGACAAAACGACCAAGTTGAATGATAATGTAAAAACTACCTTGGAGAATTTGCCTTCTGATGAAAAATACTATTGGGTAGTGATGAGTGAAAGCTGGTGTGGAGATGCTGCACAGATTGTTCCTGTGATGAACAAAATAGCAGAAGAAGCAGGAGAAAAATTAGACATTCGTTTTCTTTTGAGAGATGAAAATCCAGATTTGATAGATGCTTTCTTAACCAATGGTGGGCGAGCCATTCCAAAACTTATTTTTGTAAAGCAAGAAAATGAAAAACTAAAAATTATTGATTCTTGGGGTGCAAGACCAGCCGAAGCACAAAAACTGGTCGTAGAATACAAAGAAAAGGTAAAGCAAAATCCAGAATTAGCTGATTTTAAAGCCTTTTCAGAATCTCTACACGGTTGGTATGCCAAAGACAAAACACAAAGTACACAAAATGAACTTGCAGAACTTTTGAAAAATGTTTTATAA
- a CDS encoding ferritin-like domain-containing protein, which yields MNNDKAREYLKDIAELCIDGVEGYKDAAKKVDTPHLKALFTTFAKEREGILNAINQELASLGAPAVTQGRNDGTTLGAVHKFWLDFKAALSSDNTESILEECERGEKYILDEMDDVLKNKTEMPISSVQVLQDARYTIWKRLETIEHAEEVYS from the coding sequence ATGAATAATGACAAAGCAAGAGAATATCTTAAAGATATCGCAGAATTATGTATTGATGGTGTAGAAGGCTATAAAGACGCAGCCAAAAAAGTAGATACACCACATCTAAAAGCATTATTTACAACCTTTGCCAAAGAACGTGAAGGTATTTTGAATGCCATCAATCAAGAGTTAGCTTCTCTAGGTGCGCCTGCCGTAACTCAAGGAAGAAATGATGGAACAACATTAGGTGCTGTTCACAAGTTCTGGCTAGATTTTAAGGCAGCCTTGTCTTCGGATAATACTGAATCGATTTTGGAAGAGTGTGAGCGTGGTGAAAAGTACATTTTGGATGAAATGGACGATGTTTTGAAAAACAAAACTGAAATGCCTATCTCCTCTGTTCAAGTATTGCAAGATGCTCGTTATACCATTTGGAAACGCCTAGAAACCATCGAACATGCTGAAGAAGTATATTCTTAA
- the rplV gene encoding 50S ribosomal protein L22, translated as MEAVAKLQNVPTSPRKMRLVADMIRGKKVSSAINMLKFEPKVGARYMEKLLLSAVANWEVKHEDHANQIGSLVVKTVFVDGGKMLKRIQPAPQGRAHRIRKRSNHITIVVALPEGGASLADMTESIANQAAEQAAEALESNDNKNQDN; from the coding sequence ATGGAAGCTGTTGCTAAATTACAGAACGTACCTACCTCTCCACGTAAAATGCGCTTAGTCGCTGACATGATTCGTGGAAAGAAAGTAAGTTCTGCAATAAATATGTTAAAATTTGAGCCCAAAGTTGGAGCTCGTTATATGGAAAAATTACTTCTTTCGGCAGTAGCCAACTGGGAAGTAAAACATGAAGACCATGCTAACCAAATTGGTAGCTTAGTCGTAAAAACTGTCTTCGTTGATGGTGGTAAAATGCTTAAGCGCATTCAGCCTGCTCCTCAAGGAAGAGCGCATCGTATTCGTAAACGTTCTAACCATATTACTATTGTCGTTGCTTTACCTGAAGGTGGTGCATCACTTGCTGATATGACTGAATCTATTGCTAACCAAGCAGCAGAGCAAGCAGCAGAGGCTTTAGAATCAAACGATAATAAAAACCAAGATAACTAA
- a CDS encoding bifunctional folylpolyglutamate synthase/dihydrofolate synthase, which translates to MTYQETLDYLYSQLPMFQRTGAAAYRNDLNNIKLLCKELENPENQFDSIHVAGTNGKGSTSHMIASVLQSAGYKVGLYTSPHLKNFTERIRINGEEIKKTFVVEFVEKIRNTISSVSPSFFEVTVAMAFEYFAKEKVDIAVIEVGMGGRLDATNVISPLLSVITNIGFDHQQFLGDTLGKIAAEKAGIIKHNTPIIISQKQEETTTVFERIAEENNAELIFAIDEYTVIKNDRGNFDIRTNDLKWIKGKPFFYSIENITLDLKGFYQKDNIVGVIAALEKLKTIKSSRTDVFFSFTSKDLREGLQNASKNTGLKGRWYLLNEKPKVICDIAHNQDGIHQIIHQLKSELENKKYTTLHIVFGAANDKDISTILWLLKTELQEQITQNVVFYFCKPDVPRGLEAIKLKEQAKSFELVGETYSSVSKALEVAKKEAKETDFIYVGGSAFVVAEVVS; encoded by the coding sequence ATGACATATCAAGAAACATTAGACTATCTTTATTCACAGCTTCCTATGTTTCAGAGAACAGGGGCAGCAGCCTATCGCAATGATTTGAATAATATTAAATTGCTTTGTAAAGAACTAGAAAATCCAGAAAACCAGTTTGATAGCATTCATGTGGCTGGAACAAACGGAAAAGGAAGTACTTCTCACATGATAGCTTCTGTTTTGCAGTCGGCAGGATATAAAGTAGGACTTTATACTTCTCCCCACTTAAAAAATTTTACAGAAAGGATTCGTATAAACGGAGAGGAAATCAAAAAAACATTTGTAGTTGAGTTTGTAGAAAAAATAAGAAATACGATTAGTTCTGTTTCTCCTTCTTTTTTTGAAGTAACTGTGGCTATGGCGTTTGAGTATTTTGCTAAAGAAAAAGTTGATATTGCTGTTATTGAAGTGGGTATGGGAGGACGTTTGGATGCTACCAATGTTATTTCTCCCTTACTTTCTGTAATTACAAATATTGGTTTTGACCATCAACAATTTTTAGGAGATACTTTGGGAAAAATTGCAGCTGAAAAAGCAGGAATCATAAAACACAACACACCTATTATTATCAGTCAGAAACAAGAAGAAACAACAACAGTTTTTGAAAGAATTGCTGAAGAAAATAACGCTGAACTTATCTTTGCAATAGATGAATATACAGTCATAAAAAATGATAGAGGCAATTTTGATATACGAACCAATGACCTAAAATGGATAAAAGGAAAGCCTTTTTTCTATTCCATTGAAAATATAACATTAGATTTAAAAGGATTCTATCAGAAAGATAATATAGTTGGTGTTATTGCTGCATTAGAAAAACTTAAAACTATAAAATCTAGCAGAACAGATGTTTTTTTTAGTTTTACAAGTAAAGATTTAAGAGAAGGATTGCAAAATGCATCAAAAAATACAGGGCTAAAAGGACGTTGGTACTTACTTAATGAAAAACCAAAAGTTATCTGTGATATTGCTCATAATCAAGATGGAATACATCAAATTATTCATCAGCTCAAATCAGAATTGGAGAATAAAAAATATACTACTTTACATATTGTTTTTGGAGCAGCTAATGATAAAGATATAAGTACAATTCTTTGGCTTTTGAAAACAGAACTACAAGAGCAAATAACGCAAAATGTTGTATTTTATTTCTGTAAGCCAGATGTACCTCGTGGACTTGAAGCCATCAAGTTGAAAGAGCAAGCAAAAAGCTTTGAACTTGTAGGTGAAACGTACAGCAGTGTGAGTAAGGCTTTAGAAGTTGCTAAAAAAGAGGCTAAAGAAACTGATTTTATTTATGTAGGAGGGAGTGCTTTTGTGGTTGCAGAGGTAGTATCATAA
- the rpsC gene encoding 30S ribosomal protein S3 gives MGQKVNPVGFRLGIVKGWDSNWYGGKTFADKLVEDEKIRKYIRARIQRGGISKIIIERTLKRITVTIHTSRPGVVIGREGKEVDNLKNELQKLTSKEVQINIFEIKRPEMDARLVGENIAQQLEARMSHRRAMKQAIQAAMRVGAEGIKVKLSGRLGGAEMARVELYKEGSTPLHTLRADIDYAVSEANTIYGKIGIKVWIYKGQLYGKQDLSPAALAEKQERSGRGGNDRRGGGRRNDRNKRGGNRRGGNRNDGGKK, from the coding sequence ATGGGACAAAAAGTAAATCCTGTTGGCTTTCGCTTGGGTATTGTTAAAGGCTGGGACTCAAACTGGTACGGTGGCAAAACCTTTGCAGACAAGCTCGTAGAAGACGAAAAAATTCGTAAATATATTCGTGCTAGAATTCAACGTGGTGGTATTTCTAAAATTATCATCGAACGTACACTCAAGCGCATTACAGTTACTATCCACACTTCTCGCCCTGGTGTTGTTATCGGACGTGAAGGTAAAGAGGTAGATAACCTTAAAAATGAGCTTCAAAAACTTACTTCTAAAGAAGTACAAATCAATATCTTCGAAATCAAACGTCCAGAAATGGATGCTCGTTTGGTAGGTGAGAATATTGCTCAACAACTTGAAGCTCGTATGTCTCACCGTCGTGCAATGAAGCAAGCTATTCAAGCTGCTATGCGTGTAGGTGCAGAAGGAATCAAGGTTAAATTATCTGGTCGTTTGGGTGGTGCAGAGATGGCTCGTGTAGAACTCTACAAAGAAGGAAGCACACCTCTTCATACACTTCGTGCAGATATTGACTATGCTGTAAGTGAAGCAAATACTATCTATGGAAAAATAGGTATTAAAGTGTGGATTTACAAAGGTCAACTATACGGCAAGCAAGACCTTTCTCCTGCTGCTCTTGCTGAAAAGCAAGAACGTAGTGGACGTGGTGGCAACGACCGTCGTGGTGGTGGTCGTCGTAACGACAGAAACAAGCGTGGTGGTAATCGCCGTGGTGGAAATAGAAATGATGGAGGAAAGAAATAA
- a CDS encoding endonuclease/exonuclease/phosphatase family protein: MASFFTSVVSWLLVVPAAFCIVGTIFSFIKNESWWVRGFDFPRIQMLVLILFSAIILYFFNEIKIIKYVLWGSLLIALCFHSWVIFPYSKFASKDVIDVVNLKNSKASVSVLVSNVLMDNRKTEKLKALIKRENPDIIFLLETDQWWADEMDYLKQEYPHHLLKPKDNTYGLLFYSKKEPVKLDFNYFVQDDVPSVVATLKLDNDKEETFDFYGVHPRPPAPKEAKTTVPRDAELVLVGKEIQKKDVPTIVAGDFNDVAWSHTSRLFRRLGNLLDPRIGRGMYSTFHADYSLLRWPLDHIFHSDEFQIISIKKLEHVDSDHFPIFIDLAYVPHEKHKQDEAKPEDDDHEEAERKVKKAEVDSTTAL, from the coding sequence ATGGCTTCTTTTTTTACATCTGTTGTTTCTTGGCTTCTTGTCGTTCCTGCTGCTTTTTGTATTGTAGGAACTATCTTTAGTTTTATAAAAAATGAATCTTGGTGGGTACGTGGTTTTGACTTTCCTCGTATTCAAATGTTGGTTTTAATACTCTTTTCAGCTATTATACTTTATTTCTTTAATGAAATAAAAATTATAAAATATGTTCTGTGGGGGAGTCTTCTTATTGCACTTTGCTTTCATAGTTGGGTAATATTTCCATATTCTAAATTTGCTAGTAAAGATGTTATAGATGTTGTCAACCTCAAGAATAGCAAAGCAAGTGTAAGTGTTTTGGTCTCTAATGTTTTGATGGATAACAGAAAAACGGAAAAGTTGAAAGCACTTATCAAAAGAGAAAATCCAGATATTATTTTTTTATTAGAAACTGACCAGTGGTGGGCAGATGAAATGGACTATTTAAAACAAGAGTATCCACATCATTTATTAAAACCCAAAGATAATACGTACGGACTTTTGTTTTATTCTAAAAAAGAACCTGTTAAATTAGATTTTAATTATTTTGTTCAAGATGATGTTCCTTCTGTGGTTGCTACTCTAAAACTAGACAATGATAAAGAGGAAACATTTGATTTTTATGGTGTTCATCCACGCCCACCTGCACCAAAAGAAGCCAAAACGACTGTTCCAAGAGATGCAGAGCTGGTTTTGGTAGGAAAAGAAATTCAGAAAAAAGATGTTCCAACCATCGTAGCAGGAGACTTTAATGATGTCGCTTGGTCGCATACCTCAAGACTTTTCAGAAGACTTGGCAACTTACTAGACCCACGAATAGGAAGAGGAATGTACAGTACATTTCATGCAGATTATTCTCTCTTGCGCTGGCCTCTTGACCACATTTTTCATTCCGATGAGTTTCAAATTATTTCTATTAAAAAATTAGAACATGTAGATTCTGACCATTTTCCTATCTTTATAGATTTAGCTTATGTTCCTCACGAAAAACATAAACAAGACGAAGCAAAACCAGAAGATGATGACCACGAAGAAGCAGAAAGAAAGGTCAAAAAGGCAGAAGTAGATAGTACAACAGCATTATAG
- a CDS encoding tetratricopeptide repeat protein — protein sequence MASSCKPSVKKYTENARQLMLEGKFEEAIPILNTAIKKNSSSHEAYNLRGAAYLELDKFEKAKKDLDKAIKLHKKDYRYFYNKGRENTGRI from the coding sequence ATGGCTTCCTCGTGTAAGCCCTCTGTAAAAAAATATACAGAAAATGCACGTCAGTTGATGTTGGAAGGAAAATTTGAAGAAGCTATTCCTATCTTAAATACAGCTATCAAGAAAAATTCTAGCAGTCATGAAGCCTATAACTTACGTGGAGCTGCTTATTTGGAACTAGATAAGTTTGAAAAAGCCAAAAAAGATTTAGATAAAGCTATCAAATTACATAAAAAAGACTATCGATATTTTTACAACAAAGGCAGAGAAAATACTGGAAGAATATGA